From a single Chlamydia muridarum str. Nigg genomic region:
- the murD gene encoding UDP-N-acetylmuramoyl-L-alanine--D-glutamate ligase yields MGLKRVVVIGLGLSGKSIARFLARKGVYVLGVDSSIQALQHCPYIHEKLLETDEFPTQVDYVVRSPGISKDHPWVKAARAAQISVVTDIQLAFQTKEFIEQKSFGITGTVGKTTTILFLEYLLRKAGIPAFAMGNVGVPILDGMQNSGVRLVEMSSFQLADQETSYPVLSGGMILNISDNHLDYHGSFLEYCQSKQNLSLCMRNPEDLWVGDQRFCGRSYWEEVQKYMRLLDKESALKPLYLHDKYNYCCAYLLAQAEFPIAKSLFIEAVATFKKPSHRMEYLGEKCGVHYINDSKATTVRATEKALLSIGSRAIVILGGRNKGYSFVSLLPSLRRFAKSVVAMGECAQEIAQDLDGFPVTVVRNLHEALLCAEEQAIPGDVVLLSPACASFDQFRSYEERGAIFKQLVGMEEVLL; encoded by the coding sequence ATGGGATTAAAACGTGTTGTAGTTATTGGCTTAGGACTATCTGGTAAGTCTATTGCGCGTTTCTTAGCTCGAAAAGGCGTGTATGTGTTGGGAGTAGATAGTTCTATTCAGGCGTTGCAACATTGTCCGTATATTCATGAAAAATTGTTAGAAACAGATGAGTTTCCTACACAGGTAGATTATGTTGTACGTTCTCCGGGGATTTCTAAGGATCATCCTTGGGTCAAGGCTGCAAGAGCTGCTCAAATCTCTGTAGTGACAGATATTCAACTAGCTTTTCAGACTAAGGAGTTTATAGAACAGAAGTCTTTTGGAATTACAGGGACTGTAGGGAAAACGACCACAATATTATTTTTAGAATATTTGCTAAGAAAAGCGGGAATCCCAGCTTTTGCCATGGGGAATGTGGGAGTCCCTATTTTGGATGGTATGCAGAATTCGGGAGTCCGGCTTGTTGAAATGAGTTCTTTCCAGCTCGCTGATCAAGAAACCTCTTATCCGGTCTTATCAGGGGGAATGATTCTTAATATCTCGGATAATCATTTGGATTATCACGGGAGTTTTTTAGAGTATTGTCAATCCAAACAGAATCTCTCTTTATGTATGAGGAATCCAGAAGATCTTTGGGTTGGGGATCAGCGTTTTTGCGGGCGTAGTTACTGGGAAGAAGTGCAAAAGTACATGCGTTTACTAGATAAAGAAAGTGCATTAAAACCATTGTACTTGCATGATAAGTACAACTACTGTTGTGCATATCTGCTTGCTCAAGCAGAATTTCCGATAGCTAAATCCCTTTTTATAGAGGCCGTAGCTACTTTTAAGAAACCTTCGCATAGGATGGAATATTTAGGGGAAAAGTGTGGTGTGCATTATATCAATGATAGTAAGGCAACTACAGTACGCGCTACGGAAAAGGCTCTTTTGAGCATAGGAAGTCGGGCAATTGTGATTCTTGGGGGTAGAAATAAAGGATACTCGTTCGTTTCCTTGCTGCCTTCTTTGCGAAGGTTTGCGAAGAGTGTGGTTGCTATGGGAGAGTGTGCTCAGGAGATAGCTCAGGATTTGGACGGCTTCCCAGTAACAGTAGTGAGAAATTTACATGAAGCTTTGCTATGCGCTGAAGAGCAAGCGATTCCCGGAGATGTTGTTTTATTGTCTCCAGCTTGCGCTAGCTTTGATCAATTTCGTAGCTATGAAGAGCGGGGAGCGATATTTAAGCAGTTGGTTGGGATGGAAGAGGTTCTTTTATGA
- a CDS encoding LysM peptidoglycan-binding domain-containing protein, translating into MNRRNTMIVAASVNAVLLAVLFMTARYSEQEVEYSQKIAPIKILEPVPVVEKAPEKLEKNPEVIAKPAQVVRNPVVSKAELAAQFTDKNQTVEKEIKVSPKATPPPVVVESPTSEIPVVQEKSADKPAEQEEFSTVIVKKGDFLERIARSHHTTVSALMQLNDLSSTQLQIGQVLRVPKTNKTEKDLQVKTPNPEDYYVIKEGDSPWAIALSNGIRLDELLKLNGLDEQKARKLRPGDRLRIR; encoded by the coding sequence ATGAATCGTAGAAACACGATGATTGTAGCAGCTTCTGTGAATGCAGTACTCTTGGCAGTGCTGTTTATGACAGCACGCTATTCAGAGCAAGAGGTAGAGTATTCGCAGAAAATAGCACCTATTAAAATTTTAGAGCCGGTACCAGTTGTTGAGAAGGCTCCTGAAAAATTAGAAAAAAATCCAGAAGTGATCGCTAAGCCCGCACAGGTTGTGAGAAATCCTGTAGTCTCTAAAGCGGAGCTTGCTGCGCAATTCACAGATAAAAATCAAACTGTTGAGAAAGAGATCAAAGTCTCTCCTAAAGCGACGCCTCCTCCTGTGGTTGTTGAATCTCCTACATCCGAAATTCCTGTTGTGCAGGAAAAAAGTGCAGACAAACCTGCAGAGCAAGAAGAATTTTCTACAGTTATTGTTAAGAAGGGAGATTTTTTAGAGCGAATTGCTAGATCCCATCACACTACAGTTTCTGCATTGATGCAACTTAATGATTTGTCGTCGACGCAATTACAAATAGGACAAGTTTTACGCGTTCCTAAAACGAATAAGACAGAGAAAGATCTTCAAGTTAAGACCCCCAATCCAGAAGATTATTATGTGATTAAAGAAGGGGATAGTCCTTGGGCTATAGCTTTGAGTAATGGGATTCGATTAGATGAATTGTTGAAATTGAATGGATTAGATGAGCAGAAAGCTCGTAAGTTGCGTCCTGGAGATAGATTACGAATTCGATAG
- the ftsW gene encoding putative lipid II flippase FtsW, with protein sequence MKWFLISCLLGIFSLGLIMVFDTSSAEVLDRALSCSTHKALIRQITYLVLGLSVASFIYILGWKDFLKMSPVLLIMVGMALILVLIPGVGVCRNGARRWLGVGQLTLQPSEFVKYLIPCVAIECLTTRVAIRSSFKRFVAFVSLLFIPIFLIAIEPDNGSAAVIAFSLIPVFIVTAVRLRYWLVPLLCILCIGGIFAYRLPYVRNRLQVYLHPELDIKGRGHQPYQAKIAAGSGKLFGKGPGKGLQKLTYLPEAQNDYIAAIYAEEFGFVGMLLLILLYMGFIYSGYVIAMRASLLSGAALAISITVIIGMQAFINLGVVSGLLPSKGVNLPFFSQGGSSLIANMCGIGLLLRICDEEDQQGCIGSRGNRGTHYPRFSSQRDFH encoded by the coding sequence ATGAAATGGTTCCTGATTTCCTGTTTATTAGGAATTTTTTCTCTTGGGCTGATCATGGTATTCGATACCTCGTCGGCAGAAGTGTTGGATCGGGCTTTGTCGTGTAGCACGCATAAAGCTTTGATCCGGCAGATAACCTATCTGGTGCTAGGGCTCTCTGTTGCGTCGTTCATTTATATTTTAGGATGGAAAGATTTTCTTAAGATGAGCCCTGTACTCCTCATCATGGTGGGGATGGCTTTGATTTTAGTGCTTATTCCAGGTGTCGGTGTTTGTAGAAATGGAGCTAGACGTTGGTTAGGAGTAGGACAGCTAACATTGCAACCGTCCGAGTTTGTTAAATATTTAATTCCTTGTGTTGCTATCGAATGTTTGACCACAAGAGTCGCTATTCGTAGTAGTTTTAAGCGATTCGTTGCTTTTGTTTCCTTGCTATTTATTCCTATTTTTTTGATTGCGATTGAGCCGGATAATGGATCTGCAGCGGTAATTGCTTTTTCTTTAATTCCTGTGTTTATTGTTACAGCGGTACGATTGCGTTATTGGCTCGTTCCTTTGCTCTGTATCCTTTGTATCGGAGGCATTTTTGCTTATCGGCTTCCTTATGTTCGAAATCGTTTACAGGTTTATTTGCATCCAGAATTAGATATTAAAGGGAGAGGGCATCAACCATATCAAGCAAAGATCGCAGCAGGATCTGGGAAGTTATTCGGTAAAGGTCCCGGAAAGGGATTGCAGAAATTAACCTATCTTCCAGAAGCTCAGAATGATTATATTGCAGCTATCTATGCGGAAGAGTTTGGTTTTGTTGGGATGCTCCTATTGATTCTTCTCTATATGGGATTTATTTATAGTGGATATGTCATTGCTATGAGGGCTTCCCTTTTATCTGGAGCAGCTCTTGCTATTTCAATTACTGTGATTATTGGGATGCAGGCATTTATCAATTTAGGAGTTGTTTCTGGGTTATTGCCTAGTAAGGGAGTGAATCTTCCTTTTTTTAGTCAGGGAGGATCTTCTCTAATTGCTAATATGTGTGGCATTGGATTGCTATTAAGGATATGTGATGAAGAAGATCAGCAAGGTTGTATTGGCAGTAGGGGGAACAGGGGGACACATTATCCCCGCTTTAGCAGCCAGAGAGACTTTCATTAA
- the murG gene encoding undecaprenyldiphospho-muramoylpentapeptide beta-N-acetylglucosaminyltransferase, protein MKKISKVVLAVGGTGGHIIPALAARETFIKEKVEVLLLGKGLTRFLEGEPDVLYYDIPSGSPFSLRPNQMFSGARQLYQGYTAALRMIKSFAPDVAVGFGSYHSLPAILASIRKRIPLFLHEQNVVPGKVNKLFSHFAKGVGMSFSAAGEHFRCRAEEVFLPIREPSEQIVFPEASPVICVVGGSQGAKILNDCVPKALAYVREKHANLYVHHIVGPKGDLEGVSRVYQDAGIQHKVTFFEKNILGVLQASDLVIGRAGATILNELLWVQVPAILIPYPGAHGHQEANAKFFTQTLGGGTMILQKHLTEESLRKQVLLALDPATSENRRKAMLDAQKNKSFKSLYQFICESL, encoded by the coding sequence ATGAAGAAGATCAGCAAGGTTGTATTGGCAGTAGGGGGAACAGGGGGACACATTATCCCCGCTTTAGCAGCCAGAGAGACTTTCATTAAGGAGAAAGTAGAAGTTCTACTTTTAGGAAAGGGGTTAACGCGTTTCTTGGAAGGAGAACCAGATGTATTGTACTACGATATTCCTTCTGGATCTCCCTTTTCTCTTCGTCCAAATCAAATGTTTTCTGGAGCACGGCAGTTGTATCAAGGATATACGGCTGCGCTTCGGATGATAAAATCTTTCGCTCCAGATGTAGCAGTAGGATTTGGGAGCTATCATTCCCTTCCTGCTATTCTCGCTTCTATCAGAAAGAGAATTCCTCTATTTCTTCATGAACAAAATGTTGTTCCAGGGAAAGTCAACAAGCTGTTTTCTCATTTTGCTAAAGGGGTAGGGATGTCTTTTTCGGCAGCTGGAGAGCATTTTCGTTGTCGAGCAGAAGAGGTATTTCTTCCTATCAGAGAGCCATCAGAGCAGATCGTTTTTCCAGAAGCTTCTCCTGTAATTTGTGTAGTAGGAGGATCTCAGGGAGCAAAAATTTTAAACGATTGTGTCCCTAAAGCTTTGGCTTATGTTCGTGAAAAACATGCGAATTTATATGTTCATCATATTGTAGGCCCTAAAGGAGACCTGGAAGGGGTTTCTCGAGTTTATCAAGATGCTGGAATTCAGCATAAAGTAACGTTTTTTGAAAAAAATATACTTGGAGTATTGCAAGCGAGTGATTTAGTAATTGGAAGGGCAGGTGCTACGATTCTTAATGAGTTGCTTTGGGTTCAGGTGCCAGCTATTTTGATTCCTTATCCAGGAGCTCATGGACATCAAGAAGCAAATGCAAAATTTTTCACACAAACTCTTGGTGGTGGGACCATGATTTTGCAAAAGCATTTGACAGAAGAAAGTTTACGTAAGCAGGTTTTGCTTGCTTTAGATCCAGCAACTAGTGAAAATAGGCGCAAAGCTATGCTGGATGCTCAAAAGAACAAATCCTTCAAATCATTATATCAGTTTATCTGCGAATCTCTATAG
- a CDS encoding bifunctional UDP-N-acetylmuramate--L-alanine ligase/D-alanine--D-alanine ligase produces the protein MKSLCYHFIGIGGIGMSALAHILLDRGYSVSGSDLSEGKIVETLKNKGVKFFLGNQEEHVPEESVVVYGSGISKNNPEFLAALNKGNRLIHRAELLAELTKEQISIFVTGSHGKTTVSSLITVILQEAGKTPSFAIGGLNGEGINGSSGSEYFVAEADESDGSIRNYSPEFSVITNIDDEHLSNFGGDRERLLASLQDFSTKTRQICWYNGDCSRLRSCLVGHTFGFTSSCDLHILTYRQEGWRSFFTVRYQNVLYEDVEVRLVGEHNVMNAAAAMGVALSLGIDEDTIRDALQRFPGVQRRLQRKNSSEVFLFLEDYAHHPSEIACTLQAVRSAVGSRRVLAICQPHRFSRLKECMGCFPSAFKGADEVLLTDVYSAGEAEEDVSYKELAQSISRESLVTCAYVPFSELQGFLEKHIRVHDVCVALGAGDIEVLGESLRDFEPKKLSLGLICGGRSCEHDISILSAQNIAKYLSHSFYEVQYFLITREGLWKTGSSLELSEETGKTIFDPEIAGKLSKVDVILPILHGPYGEDGAMQGFLETIGKPYTGPSLVFAAIGMNKVLTKRFMSDLGIPVVPYLPLTLKGWKQDQEKCLAQIKAAFSFPMFVKSVHLGSSIGVFEVHDTNELRDAINEAFVRDDDVFIEESRLGCREIEVSFLGDGSGVFFVAGMHERRGRGGFIDYQEKYGLSGRASAQIVFDVDLSKETREQLLGVAEKIYRLLQGKGSCRIDFFVDNEGSFWLSEINPIPGMTTASPFLAAFVRKGWNREQIVHQLVIDGLQRFDQRQRLISTPLIDQALAAR, from the coding sequence ATGAAAAGCTTGTGTTACCACTTCATTGGTATTGGTGGGATCGGAATGAGTGCTTTAGCTCATATTCTGCTTGACCGAGGATATAGCGTATCAGGGAGTGACCTTTCTGAAGGGAAAATAGTGGAAACGTTAAAAAATAAAGGCGTGAAGTTCTTCTTAGGAAATCAAGAAGAGCATGTCCCGGAAGAATCGGTAGTTGTATATGGTTCTGGAATTTCTAAAAACAATCCTGAATTTTTAGCTGCTCTGAATAAAGGAAACCGTCTTATTCATAGGGCTGAATTATTAGCAGAGCTTACAAAAGAGCAAATTTCTATCTTTGTCACAGGAAGTCATGGAAAGACAACGGTTTCTTCTTTAATTACAGTCATCTTGCAAGAAGCTGGGAAAACCCCTTCTTTTGCGATAGGAGGGTTAAATGGAGAAGGGATCAATGGGAGTTCAGGATCTGAGTATTTTGTTGCAGAAGCCGATGAAAGCGACGGATCTATTCGGAATTATTCACCAGAATTTTCTGTAATTACCAATATAGACGACGAGCATCTGTCTAATTTTGGTGGAGATCGGGAGCGTTTGCTTGCATCTTTACAAGATTTTTCTACCAAAACTCGTCAGATTTGTTGGTACAATGGAGATTGCTCTCGATTGCGGTCTTGCTTGGTAGGACATACATTTGGATTTACCTCTTCTTGTGATTTACATATTTTAACTTATCGACAAGAGGGGTGGAGATCGTTCTTTACAGTAAGGTATCAGAACGTTTTATACGAGGATGTGGAAGTACGGTTGGTCGGTGAGCATAATGTGATGAATGCTGCGGCAGCTATGGGAGTAGCTTTGTCATTAGGAATAGACGAAGATACGATTAGGGATGCTTTGCAGAGATTCCCAGGGGTTCAACGACGATTACAGAGGAAGAATTCTTCAGAGGTCTTTCTTTTCTTAGAAGATTATGCGCACCATCCTTCTGAGATTGCCTGTACATTGCAAGCTGTTCGCTCTGCCGTGGGATCACGACGCGTTTTAGCCATTTGTCAGCCTCACCGATTTTCTCGTTTAAAAGAGTGTATGGGATGTTTCCCTTCGGCATTCAAAGGTGCTGATGAGGTGTTATTAACAGATGTGTACAGTGCAGGAGAGGCAGAGGAAGATGTCTCTTATAAAGAGTTAGCTCAGTCTATTAGTCGGGAGTCTTTGGTAACATGTGCCTATGTTCCTTTTAGTGAGTTACAGGGCTTTTTAGAAAAGCATATTCGTGTGCATGATGTTTGCGTGGCATTAGGTGCTGGTGATATCGAGGTTTTAGGTGAGAGCTTACGAGATTTTGAACCGAAGAAACTCTCTCTAGGACTTATTTGTGGTGGAAGATCTTGTGAACATGATATTTCTATTCTATCTGCACAAAATATCGCAAAGTATCTTTCGCATTCGTTTTATGAGGTACAGTATTTCTTAATTACCCGTGAGGGGTTATGGAAGACTGGTTCTTCACTAGAATTGTCAGAGGAGACAGGAAAAACCATTTTTGATCCAGAGATAGCAGGAAAATTAAGTAAGGTAGATGTCATTTTACCGATATTGCATGGCCCTTATGGTGAAGATGGGGCTATGCAGGGGTTTTTAGAGACTATTGGGAAGCCCTATACGGGGCCTTCTTTAGTTTTTGCTGCAATAGGAATGAATAAAGTGTTAACCAAGCGTTTTATGAGCGATTTAGGTATTCCTGTTGTGCCTTATCTCCCTCTGACATTAAAGGGATGGAAGCAAGATCAAGAGAAATGTTTAGCTCAGATAAAGGCGGCTTTTTCATTCCCAATGTTTGTGAAGTCTGTGCATTTGGGATCTAGTATTGGCGTTTTTGAAGTTCATGATACTAATGAGTTGCGAGATGCAATTAATGAAGCCTTTGTTCGAGATGATGACGTTTTTATAGAAGAAAGTCGTTTGGGATGTAGGGAAATAGAGGTTTCTTTTTTGGGCGATGGATCTGGAGTCTTTTTTGTTGCAGGAATGCATGAAAGACGAGGCAGAGGCGGGTTTATTGATTATCAAGAAAAGTATGGGCTAAGTGGTAGGGCTAGTGCTCAGATCGTATTTGATGTAGATCTTTCTAAAGAAACGAGAGAACAATTGCTTGGAGTTGCAGAGAAAATTTATCGTCTATTACAAGGAAAGGGGTCTTGTCGTATTGACTTTTTTGTCGATAATGAAGGGAGCTTTTGGTTATCAGAAATCAATCCTATTCCTGGTATGACAACAGCAAGCCCCTTCCTTGCTGCTTTTGTTCGTAAGGGCTGGAATCGCGAACAAATTGTGCATCAACTTGTTATAGATGGATTACAACGATTCGACCAACGCCAACGCTTGATATCGACACCTTTAATAGATCAAGCGTTGGCTGCTCGGTAA
- a CDS encoding KH domain-containing protein, with protein sequence MENFAAYIVKNLVTDPNSVKIRSSEDKASATLKLEIHADSEDIGKIIGRKGQTIQALRTILKRVGARLQKKILVELAQPENISPVDEESLSLGHAATDSSDDFEEDSFIEDSFEEESSVAVSTLAGTCHGCNCSHHS encoded by the coding sequence ATGGAAAATTTTGCAGCGTACATCGTGAAAAATTTAGTCACTGATCCCAATTCCGTCAAAATTCGATCATCCGAAGATAAAGCCAGCGCAACTCTTAAGCTGGAAATTCACGCGGACTCCGAAGACATTGGAAAAATCATTGGGAGAAAAGGACAAACTATACAAGCATTAAGAACTATTCTGAAACGCGTTGGCGCCAGACTACAGAAAAAAATCCTTGTTGAGCTTGCTCAACCAGAAAATATCTCTCCTGTGGATGAAGAATCTTTATCTCTAGGCCATGCAGCAACAGACTCTTCTGACGATTTTGAAGAGGATTCCTTTATTGAAGATAGCTTTGAAGAAGAATCCTCAGTTGCTGTCAGTACTTTAGCGGGCACATGCCATGGCTGTAATTGCTCTCATCATAGTTAG
- a CDS encoding anti-sigma factor antagonist, whose amino-acid sequence MEWIAREYNNIFIVSLKGDLDAVTVPALEEFLTKAIEKGRVNILLNMEKVFYMSSAGLRLILSLAKLTKNHSGKLCICCLRDEVADIIRVAGLDKVISIRKAEQESFSDF is encoded by the coding sequence ATGGAGTGGATAGCAAGAGAATATAACAATATTTTTATCGTTTCTTTAAAAGGAGACCTAGATGCTGTTACAGTTCCTGCTTTAGAAGAGTTTTTAACAAAAGCCATTGAGAAGGGACGTGTGAATATTCTCCTAAACATGGAAAAAGTTTTTTATATGAGTAGTGCTGGTCTGCGATTGATTCTTTCGTTAGCAAAATTAACAAAAAATCATAGCGGGAAGCTTTGTATCTGTTGTCTTAGAGATGAAGTTGCTGATATCATTCGAGTTGCTGGATTGGATAAAGTAATATCCATCCGTAAAGCAGAACAAGAATCTTTTAGTGATTTTTAA
- the miaA gene encoding tRNA (adenosine(37)-N6)-dimethylallyltransferase MiaA has product MPLPASSGSVAGFSVCSDPQKSFSKMFKRTVILLAGPTGSGKTAVSLKLAPLVDGEIISVDSMQVYQGMDIGTAKVSLAIRQAVPHHLIDICHVQETFNAVDFYYHAIQACQDILSRNKVPILVGGTGFYFHTFLSGPPSGPSPDFALREQLSLEAQERGIGALYQELVELDSAYAATITKHDKNKIIRALEIIRKTGNKVSSYSWESTVNESKEYHCRGWLLSPDPELLRHNILERCDQMLEEGLVDEVRSLVALGIKGNTSASRAIGYREWIEFLDAGSPVERFEDTKQKFITNTWRYTKKQRTWFKRYPLFRELSPMGMTLGDIARKIAQDYFLCG; this is encoded by the coding sequence ATGCCCTTACCAGCTTCTTCGGGATCTGTTGCAGGATTCTCTGTGTGTTCAGATCCTCAAAAATCTTTTTCAAAAATGTTTAAGCGGACGGTGATTTTATTAGCTGGCCCAACAGGATCAGGGAAAACTGCTGTTTCTCTTAAGTTGGCTCCGCTTGTTGATGGAGAGATTATCTCTGTAGACTCTATGCAAGTCTATCAGGGAATGGATATTGGAACAGCAAAGGTCTCCTTAGCTATTCGTCAGGCTGTTCCACATCATCTGATAGATATTTGTCATGTCCAAGAGACTTTTAATGCTGTGGATTTCTATTATCACGCGATACAAGCCTGTCAAGATATTCTATCTCGTAATAAAGTTCCGATTCTTGTAGGGGGAACAGGGTTTTATTTTCATACTTTTTTGTCTGGTCCTCCATCAGGGCCTTCTCCTGACTTTGCATTGCGAGAGCAACTTTCATTGGAAGCTCAAGAACGTGGTATAGGAGCTCTCTATCAAGAGTTAGTGGAGTTGGATTCGGCCTATGCTGCTACTATTACTAAGCATGATAAGAATAAAATTATTCGTGCTTTGGAAATTATTCGGAAGACGGGGAATAAGGTTTCTAGTTATTCCTGGGAATCTACAGTAAACGAGTCGAAAGAGTATCATTGTCGAGGTTGGCTTTTGTCTCCAGACCCTGAATTATTGCGCCATAATATTTTGGAACGGTGCGATCAGATGTTAGAAGAAGGCCTCGTAGATGAGGTTCGCTCTCTTGTAGCTTTAGGGATCAAAGGGAATACATCAGCTTCTCGGGCAATTGGCTATAGAGAATGGATAGAATTTTTAGATGCGGGGAGCCCCGTAGAACGATTTGAGGATACCAAGCAAAAGTTTATCACTAACACCTGGCGCTATACGAAAAAACAACGTACTTGGTTTAAACGTTATCCACTATTTAGAGAACTGAGCCCTATGGGCATGACTCTTGGTGATATCGCAAGAAAGATAGCGCAGGACTACTTTCTATGTGGCTAG
- the mqnC gene encoding cyclic dehypoxanthinyl futalosine synthase, with protein MGSPSRISLQEGLQLFLSSPLEELRIRADSLRRDRYPQNTITYVLDANPNYTNVCKIDCSFCAFYRKPNSSDSYLLSFNEFREWMHRYVELGIKTVLLQGGVHPKIGIDYLETLVSITKQEFPSLHPHFFSAVEISHAAQVSGISTEQALKRLWDAGQRTVPGGGAEILSEKIRKRISPKKMYPDGWIQFHKLAHRLGFRSTATMMFGHLESAEDILLHLQTLRDAQDENPGFFSFIPWSYKPNNTALGRRVTQQASPELYYRILAIARIFLDNFDHIAASWFGEGKEEGLQGLFYGADDFGGTILDESVHKCTGWDLQSSEQEIRMMLSRAGFTPVERDTFYLPVSPAFSTKI; from the coding sequence ATGGGATCTCCATCAAGAATTTCACTCCAAGAAGGGCTCCAACTTTTTCTCTCCTCCCCCTTAGAAGAACTTCGAATCCGCGCAGACTCATTACGAAGAGATCGCTACCCTCAAAATACTATTACCTATGTTCTAGATGCCAATCCCAATTACACGAATGTTTGTAAAATAGATTGTTCTTTCTGTGCCTTTTACAGAAAGCCTAATTCTTCGGATTCCTATTTACTTTCATTCAATGAATTTCGCGAGTGGATGCACCGCTACGTAGAATTAGGTATCAAAACAGTACTACTACAGGGAGGCGTTCATCCAAAAATCGGCATTGATTACTTGGAGACTTTAGTTTCCATTACAAAACAAGAGTTCCCCTCTCTACACCCACATTTTTTTTCTGCGGTAGAAATTTCCCATGCGGCTCAGGTATCAGGAATTTCTACTGAACAAGCACTAAAACGTCTCTGGGATGCGGGTCAACGTACAGTCCCTGGGGGAGGCGCAGAAATATTATCTGAAAAAATTCGTAAACGCATATCGCCAAAAAAAATGTATCCCGATGGCTGGATACAATTCCATAAGCTAGCGCATCGACTAGGGTTTCGTTCAACAGCAACCATGATGTTTGGTCATTTGGAAAGCGCGGAAGATATTCTCTTACATCTACAAACTCTTCGTGATGCTCAGGATGAAAATCCAGGATTTTTTAGCTTCATCCCTTGGAGCTACAAACCCAATAACACAGCACTGGGCCGACGCGTCACTCAGCAAGCATCTCCTGAGCTCTATTATCGCATTCTGGCAATCGCAAGAATCTTTTTAGACAATTTCGATCACATTGCAGCTTCTTGGTTTGGTGAAGGAAAAGAAGAGGGACTACAAGGGCTTTTCTATGGCGCTGATGACTTTGGAGGGACTATTCTCGATGAAAGCGTTCACAAATGCACGGGATGGGACTTGCAAAGTTCTGAGCAAGAAATTCGTATGATGCTTAGCCGCGCAGGATTTACTCCTGTGGAACGAGATACCTTCTATCTCCCAGTTTCTCCTGCCTTCTCAACGAAGATCTAG
- the rsfS gene encoding ribosome silencing factor: protein MDSYCLNLLKGIVRAIDDKKGRNPVILDVQGISQLTDYFIFVEGNVGVHVKAIADTIVEELKKLKVYPLNVEGLSHSDWVVIDYGFIVVHLFVSSVREQYCLEELWKDGAIITSDCLAS, encoded by the coding sequence ATGGATTCGTATTGTTTAAATTTATTGAAGGGAATTGTTCGAGCTATTGATGACAAGAAGGGCCGCAACCCCGTTATTTTGGACGTTCAGGGGATTTCCCAGTTAACAGACTATTTTATTTTTGTTGAAGGGAACGTTGGGGTTCATGTTAAGGCTATAGCCGATACAATTGTAGAGGAGTTAAAAAAACTAAAAGTCTATCCATTAAATGTGGAAGGGCTTAGTCATAGTGATTGGGTTGTTATTGATTACGGATTTATCGTTGTCCACTTGTTTGTCTCTTCTGTTCGGGAACAGTATTGCCTAGAAGAACTGTGGAAAGACGGAGCAATCATTACGTCCGATTGTCTAGCTTCTTAA